A window of the Mus pahari chromosome 1, PAHARI_EIJ_v1.1, whole genome shotgun sequence genome harbors these coding sequences:
- the LOC110333729 gene encoding LOW QUALITY PROTEIN: zinc finger protein 120-like (The sequence of the model RefSeq protein was modified relative to this genomic sequence to represent the inferred CDS: substituted 1 base at 1 genomic stop codon), with amino-acid sequence MLDTYRNLIAIGYKWEDHHIEEHCQSGRRHGRHNRSHAGEKHCEYTQYDKVFTYHSHLHKHEQIQTQEKASEGSQPIEAIACHSSLQIHKRTHTGEKPYTCNQCDKGFAQSSSLQMHKRTHTGEKPYECDQCGKNFAKNSHLRKHKVIRTGEKPYKCNQCNKAFSQQSHLQRHERIHTGEKPYKCNQCDKSFASHRYLQSHERIHTGEKPYKCNQCGKAFAHQSSLVFHKRTHTGEKPYECNHCGKPFAQYSSFKYHKKNHTGLGIEKPYEWTHCGKVFAYQSHFQIYKTTHTGEKPHQCKQCDKALLHHSHLQRHTKTHSVEKPYDCNQCNKTFVCDNSLXIYKRTHTGEKPYGCKQCGKAFEYSSSFS; translated from the exons GCACAACAGAAGTCATGCAGGAGAGAAACACTGTGAATATACACAGTATGATAAAGTCTTCACATATCATAGTCATCTTCACAAGCATGAACAAATTCAAACTCAAGAGAAAGCCTCTGAAGGCTCTCAACCTATTGAAGCCATTGCATGTCATAGTAGtcttcaaatacataaaagaacacatactggagagaaaccctacacaTGCAATCAATGTGATAAAGGCTTTGCACAAAGCAGTAGTCTCCAAatgcataaaagaacacatactggagagaaaccctatgaatgtgaTCAATGTGGTAAAAACTTTGCAAAAAACAGTCATCTCCGAAAACATAAAGTAATAcgtactggagagaaaccctacaaatgtaatcaatgtaaTAAAGCCTTTTCACAACAGAGTCATCTCCAAAGACAtgaaagaatacatactggagagaaaccttataaatgtaaTCAGTGTGATAAATCATTTGCATCTCACCGTTATCTTCAAAgtcatgaaagaattcatactggagagaaaccttacaaatgtaatcaatgtggtaaagcctttgcacacCAATCTTCTTTGGTCtttcataaaagaacacatacaggagagaaaccttatgaatgtaatcactGTGGTAAACCCTTTGCACAGTACAGTTCTTTCAAGTACCATAAAAAGAATCACACTGggctgggcattg agaaaccttatgaatggaCTCACTGTGGTAAAGTCTTTGCATATCAGagtcattttcaaatatataaaacaacacatactggagagaaaccccaCCAGTGTAAGCAGTGTGATAAAGCCTTATTACATCACAGTCATCTTCAAAGGC atacaaaaacacattCTGTAGAGAAACCCTATGATTGTAATCAATGTAATAAAACATTTGTGTGTGACAATAGTCTTTGAAtatataaaagaacacacactggagagaaaccctatggaTGTaagcaatgtggtaaagcctttgaaTATAGCAGTAGTTTTTCATGA